One Setaria italica strain Yugu1 chromosome II, Setaria_italica_v2.0, whole genome shotgun sequence DNA segment encodes these proteins:
- the LOC101761690 gene encoding uncharacterized protein LOC101761690, with the protein MAKLPPLPSPLAALPILCLLLLAAPLPALSRDAPRDAVSGAPRAGSTIHQLLKDHGLPGGLLPRGVKSYTLDESSGLLEARLSAPCYAKYDNGDLAYFDNVVRGNLSKGALRGVEGLSQEELFVWLPVKGILVAGEQPGVIVFDIGYAHKSLSRSLFEDPPECKPSAAAGMSAAAAAARWKDRKGVPHLRLRREVAGDGQQLQEQR; encoded by the exons ATGGCAAAGCTCCCGCCTCTACcctcgccgctcgccgctcTCCCGATCCTGtgcctcctcctgctcgccgcgccgctgcccgcGCTCTCCCGCGACGCGCCCAGGGACGCCGTCTCCGGCGCCCCCCGCGCCGGCAGTACGATACACCAGCTCCTGAAGGATCACGGCCTCCCCGGCGGCCTGCTCCCGCGGGGCGTCAAGTCATACACCCTGGACGAGTCCAGCGGCCTGCTGGAGGCGCGGCTGTCGGCGCCTTGCTACGCCAAGTACGACAACGGCGACCTCGCCTACTTCGACAACGTGGTGCGCGGCAACCTCAGCAAGGGCGCGCTTCGCGGCGTGGAGGGCCTCTCCCAGGAGGAGCTATTCGTGTGGCTCCCCGTCAAGGGCATCCTCGTCGCGGGCGAGCAGCCCGGGGTCATCGTCTTCGACATCGGGTACGCGCACAAGAGCCTCTCGAGGTCGCTCTTCGAGGACCCGCCGGAGTGCaagccgtcggccgccgccgggatgagcgccgccgccgccgccgccaggtgGAAGGACAGGAAAG GTGTTCCTCACCTGAGGTTGAGGAGAGAGGTAGCTGGAGACGGCCAGCAGCTCCAGGAGCAGAGGTGA